Proteins from a single region of Starkeya sp. ORNL1:
- a CDS encoding TlpA disulfide reductase family protein: MGNTARLTNPIGPLQNYPVQLPSAPAWRGSERKFRNGAAGSILAAVLIMLAPATDAWSAESARPAPELTLSALDGMSRSLESVRGRLILIHFFATWCEPCRDEMAALDRLSVRMKDRLAILAVDVGEPEVRVRRFFDKQKVSFPILLDEDRATMKRWAVNAFPTSFLIDGTNAGLPIRLSATIPVDWDDPAAIRIIEHLVAGEAPGTEPLPTLKEQPSGESQ; encoded by the coding sequence TTGGGTAATACGGCCCGATTGACTAACCCCATCGGACCATTACAAAATTACCCGGTGCAGCTTCCTTCGGCTCCCGCGTGGCGGGGCTCCGAACGAAAATTCCGCAACGGCGCCGCGGGTTCCATCCTCGCTGCGGTGCTTATCATGCTGGCTCCCGCCACCGATGCGTGGAGCGCCGAGTCCGCGCGTCCAGCTCCCGAACTCACCCTCTCCGCGCTCGACGGCATGTCTCGCAGCCTCGAATCCGTGCGTGGACGCCTGATTCTGATTCACTTCTTCGCGACATGGTGCGAGCCGTGCCGCGACGAAATGGCCGCGCTCGACCGGCTCTCCGTCCGCATGAAGGATCGCCTCGCCATCCTCGCCGTCGATGTCGGCGAGCCGGAGGTGCGGGTGCGCCGCTTCTTCGACAAGCAGAAGGTGAGCTTCCCGATCCTGCTCGACGAGGATCGCGCCACCATGAAGCGCTGGGCGGTGAATGCCTTTCCCACCAGCTTCCTGATCGATGGCACGAACGCCGGCCTGCCGATCCGGCTGAGCGCCACTATTCCGGTCGACTGGGACGACCCTGCCGCCATCCGCATTATCGAGCACCTCGTCGCTGGCGAGGCGCCCGGCACCGAACCACTTCCCACGCTCAAGGAACAACCCTCGGGAGAAAGCCAATGA
- the fdnG gene encoding formate dehydrogenase-N subunit alpha, whose protein sequence is MNMELSRRAFLRTAGAGLAGTSLGAMGFDAVEAAQIAHVKPFRLANTTETRNTCTYCSVACGIILFSKGDLRKGEKADITHIEGDSDHPTNRGTLCPKGAALLDIVKSKSRLTQPMVRKPGSDKFEPIAWSEALDKIARAMKDDRDANFIATNKDGLTVNRWTTTGFLAASATTNETAWCTYKVVRSAGMLVFDNQARVUHGPTVSSLGPTFGRGAMTNSWTDIRNTDLVIIMGGNAAEAHPCGFKWVTEAKANRGAKLIVVDPRFTRSAAVSDYYAPIRQGTDIAFLLGVINYCIQNNKIQWDYVKAFTNASYIVKDGFAYKDGLFTGYDETKRDYDKSTWDYVIGADGFAQVDDTLQNPRCVWNLLKEHVSVYTPEMVSRITGTPKDKFLKVCEMIGECSTPTKTMTSMYALGWTQHSKGSQNIRTMAMLQLLLGNIGVRGGGMNALRGHSNIQGLTDVGLMSNMIPGYLNLPTEKEKDLTTYMSTRAFKPLRPNQMSYWQNYRKFFVSFQKSMWGPVATVENDWAYAYLPKLDVPAYDILRAFELMKNGKMNVYFCQGFNPLQAFPNKGKLAEALAKLKLLVVMDPLQTETARFWENHGVYNQVDTAKIQTEVIQLPSTCFAEDEGSLVNSGRWLQWHWPGGTPPGDAKSDVWIMSQIYKRLKALYQKEGGPFPDPILNLTWNYKDPDEPTPAELSKEMNGSALVDVADPNDPTKKLLEAGKQLAGFGAYRDDGTTSGACWIYSGSFTEAGNMMARRDNSDPDNTGAYSKWAFSWPANRRILYNRASCDINGKPWDPSRKLIEWDGSKWSGYDVPDIAPTAKPQDVGPFIMNAEGVSRLFARGLMREGPFPAHYEPFESPVVNLISPKVQSNPAARVFKDDLPTFAPVASPEFPYAATSYRLTEHFHYWTKNNHVNSVLQPEFFVEISEELAKEKGITGGGWVRVWSKRGSVFAKAVVTKRIRPLICDGKPVHIVGIPIHWGFVGAARKGFGANVLTPYVGDANIETPEFKAFCVNIEASTGPATA, encoded by the coding sequence ATGAATATGGAGCTCTCGCGGCGCGCGTTTCTGCGCACAGCGGGTGCGGGTCTTGCGGGTACTTCGCTCGGAGCCATGGGCTTCGATGCGGTCGAGGCGGCGCAAATCGCGCACGTAAAACCCTTCCGGCTCGCCAATACGACAGAGACACGCAACACCTGCACCTATTGCTCGGTGGCCTGCGGCATCATCCTGTTTTCGAAGGGCGACCTTCGGAAGGGTGAGAAGGCCGACATCACCCATATCGAGGGTGACAGCGACCATCCGACGAATCGTGGCACGCTATGCCCAAAGGGCGCGGCGCTGCTCGACATCGTCAAGTCGAAGTCCCGCCTGACCCAGCCGATGGTGCGCAAACCCGGATCCGACAAGTTCGAGCCGATCGCCTGGAGCGAGGCGCTCGACAAGATCGCGCGCGCCATGAAGGACGATCGCGACGCCAATTTCATCGCGACCAACAAGGACGGCCTGACGGTGAACCGATGGACCACCACCGGCTTCCTCGCCGCCTCCGCCACGACGAACGAGACCGCGTGGTGCACCTACAAGGTGGTGCGCTCCGCCGGCATGCTGGTGTTCGACAACCAAGCGCGTGTCTGACACGGCCCTACGGTGTCCAGTTTGGGCCCAACATTCGGCCGTGGCGCAATGACCAATTCGTGGACCGATATTCGGAACACGGATCTCGTCATCATCATGGGTGGTAACGCCGCCGAGGCGCACCCTTGCGGATTCAAGTGGGTCACGGAGGCGAAAGCCAATCGTGGCGCCAAACTCATCGTCGTCGATCCGCGCTTCACGCGCTCCGCGGCGGTGTCCGACTATTACGCGCCGATCCGGCAGGGCACCGATATCGCCTTCCTGCTCGGCGTCATCAATTACTGCATCCAGAACAACAAGATCCAATGGGACTATGTGAAGGCGTTCACCAACGCCTCCTACATCGTCAAGGACGGCTTCGCCTATAAGGATGGCCTGTTCACCGGCTATGACGAGACCAAGCGCGACTATGACAAGTCGACCTGGGACTATGTCATCGGCGCGGACGGCTTCGCGCAGGTCGACGACACGCTGCAGAATCCGCGCTGCGTGTGGAACCTGTTGAAAGAGCATGTCTCGGTTTACACGCCCGAGATGGTCTCGCGCATCACCGGCACGCCCAAGGACAAGTTCCTGAAGGTGTGCGAGATGATCGGCGAGTGCTCGACGCCGACCAAGACCATGACCTCCATGTATGCGCTTGGCTGGACCCAGCATTCCAAGGGTTCGCAGAACATCCGCACCATGGCGATGCTGCAGCTCCTGCTCGGCAATATCGGCGTGCGCGGCGGCGGCATGAATGCCTTGCGCGGCCACTCCAACATCCAGGGGCTGACCGACGTCGGGCTGATGTCGAACATGATCCCCGGCTATCTCAATCTCCCGACGGAGAAGGAGAAGGACCTCACCACCTATATGTCGACGCGGGCCTTCAAGCCGCTGCGGCCGAACCAGATGAGCTACTGGCAGAACTACCGGAAGTTCTTCGTCAGCTTCCAGAAGTCCATGTGGGGCCCGGTGGCGACGGTGGAGAACGACTGGGCCTATGCCTATCTGCCCAAGCTCGACGTGCCTGCCTACGACATCCTGCGCGCCTTCGAGCTGATGAAGAACGGCAAGATGAACGTGTATTTCTGCCAGGGCTTCAATCCCTTGCAGGCCTTCCCTAACAAGGGGAAGCTCGCCGAGGCGCTCGCCAAGCTGAAGCTGCTGGTCGTCATGGACCCGCTGCAGACCGAGACCGCGCGCTTCTGGGAGAATCACGGCGTCTACAATCAGGTTGATACGGCCAAGATCCAGACCGAGGTGATCCAGCTGCCCTCCACCTGCTTCGCGGAGGATGAGGGCTCGCTGGTAAATTCCGGCCGCTGGCTGCAATGGCACTGGCCCGGCGGCACGCCTCCGGGCGACGCCAAGAGCGACGTCTGGATCATGTCGCAGATCTATAAGCGCCTGAAGGCCCTGTACCAGAAGGAGGGCGGGCCGTTCCCGGACCCGATCCTCAACCTCACCTGGAACTACAAGGACCCGGACGAGCCGACGCCGGCCGAGCTCTCGAAGGAGATGAACGGCTCGGCTCTCGTCGACGTGGCCGATCCGAACGATCCGACCAAGAAGCTGCTCGAAGCGGGCAAGCAACTTGCCGGCTTCGGCGCCTATCGCGACGACGGCACCACCTCCGGCGCGTGCTGGATCTATTCCGGCTCCTTCACCGAAGCCGGCAACATGATGGCGCGCCGCGACAATTCCGACCCGGACAATACCGGCGCCTATTCGAAATGGGCGTTCTCCTGGCCGGCCAACCGACGCATCCTCTACAACCGCGCGTCCTGCGACATCAACGGCAAGCCGTGGGATCCCTCACGCAAGCTGATCGAGTGGGACGGCTCCAAGTGGAGCGGCTACGACGTGCCGGACATCGCGCCGACCGCCAAGCCGCAGGATGTCGGGCCGTTCATCATGAACGCGGAAGGGGTCTCGCGGCTGTTTGCGCGCGGCCTGATGCGGGAGGGACCGTTCCCGGCGCATTACGAGCCGTTCGAATCGCCGGTGGTGAACCTGATCTCGCCCAAGGTGCAGTCGAATCCTGCCGCTCGCGTGTTCAAGGACGACCTGCCGACCTTCGCTCCAGTGGCCTCGCCGGAATTCCCCTATGCCGCGACCTCCTATCGTCTCACCGAGCATTTCCACTACTGGACCAAGAACAATCATGTGAACTCGGTCCTGCAGCCGGAATTCTTCGTCGAGATCTCGGAGGAACTGGCCAAGGAGAAGGGCATCACCGGCGGCGGCTGGGTCCGTGTCTGGTCGAAGCGCGGCTCGGTGTTCGCGAAAGCCGTGGTGACGAAGCGCATCCGCCCGCTGATCTGCGACGGCAAGCCCGTCCATATCGTCGGCATCCCGATCCATTGGGGCTTCGTCGGCGCCGCACGCAAGGGCTTCGGGGCGAACGTGCTCACGCCCTATGTCGGCGACGCCAATATCGAGACGCCGGAGTTCAAGGCGTTCTGCGTGAATATCGAAGCGTCCACTGGTCCGGCAACGGCTTGA
- the fdxH gene encoding formate dehydrogenase subunit beta — protein MFPPIPNPSVAPSQPPKFGEQDLIRRSASDVTPPATRLTEVAKLIDVSKCIGCKACQAACLEWNQLHEEIGFNTGSYTNPHDLTENTFTLMRFTEWVNPETDNLEWLIRKDGCMHCEDPGCLKACPSPGAIVQYSNGIVDFIHENCIGCGYCIKGCPFNIPRISKVDHTAYKCTLCSDRVAVGQGPACQKACPTQAIVFGTKEEMKGWADGRIKDLKSRGYANAGLYDPQGVGGTHVMYVLQHADQPSLYAGLPDNPRISPIVETWKGMTKYVGLAAMGFAVAAGFFHHLIAGPNKVSEQDEENAEKLTEGGRT, from the coding sequence ATGTTCCCGCCTATTCCAAATCCCTCCGTCGCCCCGTCCCAGCCGCCGAAATTCGGCGAGCAGGACCTGATTCGGCGGTCGGCGTCCGATGTGACGCCGCCGGCCACGCGCCTCACCGAGGTGGCGAAGCTGATCGACGTGTCGAAGTGCATTGGTTGCAAGGCGTGCCAGGCGGCCTGCCTCGAATGGAACCAGCTCCATGAGGAGATCGGGTTCAATACGGGCAGCTACACCAACCCGCACGACCTGACCGAGAACACCTTCACGCTGATGCGCTTCACCGAGTGGGTGAATCCCGAGACCGACAATCTCGAATGGCTCATCCGCAAGGACGGCTGCATGCATTGCGAGGACCCGGGCTGCCTGAAGGCATGCCCGTCGCCCGGCGCCATCGTGCAGTATTCCAACGGAATCGTGGACTTCATCCACGAGAACTGCATCGGCTGCGGCTACTGCATCAAGGGCTGCCCGTTCAACATCCCGCGCATCTCCAAGGTCGACCACACCGCCTACAAGTGCACGCTCTGCTCGGACCGGGTGGCCGTCGGTCAGGGCCCCGCCTGCCAGAAGGCGTGCCCGACGCAGGCCATCGTGTTCGGCACCAAGGAGGAGATGAAGGGCTGGGCCGATGGGCGCATCAAGGACCTGAAGTCGCGTGGCTATGCCAATGCCGGCCTCTATGATCCGCAAGGCGTCGGCGGCACCCATGTGATGTATGTGCTGCAGCATGCCGACCAGCCTTCGCTCTATGCCGGCCTGCCGGACAATCCGCGCATATCGCCGATCGTCGAGACCTGGAAGGGCATGACCAAATATGTCGGCCTTGCCGCCATGGGCTTCGCGGTGGCGGCCGGCTTCTTCCATCACCTCATCGCCGGGCCCAACAAGGTCTCGGAACAGGATGAGGAGAATGCGGAGAAGCTCACCGAAGGAGGGCGGACATGA
- a CDS encoding formate dehydrogenase subunit gamma has translation MTDLDPKANAPDDVEPGDSVHPGPPMTVDRYSAGARVNHWITAISLVLLALSGMALFTPKLFFLTGLFGGGQTTRIIHPWIGVVLFFSFSGLFFRFWRANLPKREDGTWLARISDVLSGHEERLPEVGKYNAGQKFVFWSMSALIIVLITSGIVIWDQYFFQFTTIEQKRIAILIHAATAVFAICVWIIHVYAAIWVRGTFSAMTRGHVSGGWAWRHHRKWLRELVRKPGGSSGTPAE, from the coding sequence ATGACCGACCTCGATCCCAAAGCCAATGCGCCGGACGATGTCGAGCCCGGCGACAGCGTGCATCCCGGTCCTCCGATGACAGTGGACCGCTACTCGGCCGGCGCTCGCGTCAATCACTGGATCACCGCGATCAGCTTGGTGCTGCTCGCCTTGTCGGGAATGGCGCTGTTCACGCCGAAGCTGTTCTTCCTCACCGGCCTGTTCGGCGGTGGGCAGACCACCCGCATCATCCATCCCTGGATCGGCGTGGTGCTGTTCTTCTCCTTCTCCGGCCTGTTCTTCCGCTTCTGGCGGGCGAACCTGCCGAAGCGCGAGGACGGCACCTGGCTCGCCCGCATCTCCGATGTGCTTTCCGGCCACGAGGAGCGGTTGCCTGAGGTCGGCAAGTACAATGCCGGCCAGAAATTCGTGTTCTGGTCGATGTCGGCCCTGATCATCGTGCTGATCACCAGCGGCATCGTGATCTGGGACCAGTACTTTTTCCAGTTCACCACCATCGAGCAGAAGCGTATCGCCATCCTGATACATGCGGCGACGGCGGTGTTCGCGATCTGCGTCTGGATCATCCATGTCTATGCGGCGATCTGGGTGCGCGGCACCTTCAGCGCCATGACCCGCGGCCATGTGAGCGGCGGCTGGGCGTGGCGGCATCACCGCAAATGGCTGCGCGAACTGGTCCGCAAGCCGGGCGGTTCCTCGGGAACGCCGGCGGAATAA
- the fdhE gene encoding formate dehydrogenase accessory protein FdhE, whose amino-acid sequence MSSLIQPDPTAIGDVSTPPFAVLPDPLVLFTNRARRLRELSAVSEMAPYLDFVAGIVEAQAAILPGLPEPERPDVEALARAREFEMPPLDRTRFALDEVVETTLDALFDAVRAVPKPETAANALGRVSRADAIARAEMVSNVLGHAIPVEALAEHVYVAAALQVHFARLASRLDVSQLVAVGDGLCPVCGGPPVASLIVEWPTAHGSRFCACALCGTLWNYVRIRCTSCGSTKGIGYQEIEGGQGTIKAETCDECRTYVKVLHQHKDVGIEPLADDVASLALDLLMREGPYRRAAFNPFLLGY is encoded by the coding sequence ATGTCCAGCCTGATCCAGCCAGACCCGACCGCAATCGGCGACGTCTCGACGCCGCCCTTCGCCGTCCTTCCCGATCCACTTGTGCTCTTCACCAACCGCGCCCGGCGGCTGCGCGAGCTCAGCGCCGTGAGCGAGATGGCACCCTATCTCGATTTCGTCGCCGGCATCGTGGAGGCGCAGGCCGCCATCCTGCCCGGCCTGCCGGAACCGGAACGACCGGACGTCGAGGCACTCGCCCGCGCCCGCGAATTCGAGATGCCGCCGCTCGACCGCACCCGCTTCGCGCTCGACGAGGTGGTGGAGACGACGCTCGACGCGCTGTTCGATGCCGTGCGCGCCGTGCCGAAGCCGGAGACCGCGGCGAACGCGCTCGGCCGCGTTTCCCGCGCCGACGCCATCGCCCGCGCGGAGATGGTGTCGAACGTGCTGGGCCATGCCATCCCGGTCGAAGCGCTCGCCGAGCACGTCTATGTCGCTGCCGCGCTCCAGGTGCATTTCGCCCGGCTGGCGTCCCGCCTCGATGTGAGCCAGCTGGTCGCGGTGGGCGATGGTCTCTGCCCGGTCTGCGGCGGGCCGCCGGTCGCCTCGCTCATCGTCGAATGGCCGACCGCGCATGGCTCGCGCTTCTGCGCCTGCGCGCTGTGCGGCACGCTGTGGAACTATGTCCGCATCCGCTGCACCTCGTGCGGCTCGACCAAGGGCATCGGCTACCAGGAGATCGAGGGCGGGCAGGGCACCATCAAGGCCGAGACCTGCGACGAGTGCCGCACCTATGTGAAGGTGCTGCACCAGCACAAGGATGTGGGCATCGAGCCGTTGGCCGACGATGTCGCCAGCCTCGCGCTCGATCTGCTGATGCGCGAGGGGCCGTATCGCCGCGCCGCCTTCAACCCGTTCCTGCTCGGCTATTGA
- the selA gene encoding L-seryl-tRNA(Sec) selenium transferase produces the protein MSEDANHSLRALPAVDTVLKAPAALAAIDRFGRLETTRAVRAALTEVRRHAEHLTAVPDAEHIANAALAALVADAQPSLRPVFNLTGTVLHTNLGRALLAEEAIAAAVAAMRSAVALEFNLDGGRRGERDDHVRGLLCELTGAEDATVVNNNAAAVLLVINTLGNGREAIVSRGELIEIGGAFRMPDIMARAGAQLVEVGTTNRTHPRDYDGAINAATGLVLKVHTSNYRIEGFTKQVPARELAEIARAKRVPLVNDLGSGTLADLARYGLAHEPTVREAVADGADLVTFSGDKLLGGPQTGFIVGRRDLIVAINRNPLKRALRVDKVRLAALEATLRLYRDPDRLAARLPTLRLLALPAGEIAERGRALVPAVSGALGADFTVEVAPCSSQIGSGALPLEMLPSAGLAIRSLRAEGRVLDELASALRRLDVPVIGRINDGALLLDLRCLEDEAGFLETLRGLDTLREMDALRGAEVRS, from the coding sequence ATGAGCGAGGACGCCAATCATTCGCTGCGTGCGCTGCCCGCGGTCGACACGGTGCTGAAGGCGCCTGCCGCGCTCGCCGCCATCGATCGCTTCGGCCGGCTGGAGACCACACGCGCGGTGCGCGCCGCGCTCACCGAGGTGCGCCGGCACGCGGAGCATCTGACCGCCGTACCGGACGCCGAGCACATCGCCAATGCGGCGCTCGCCGCCCTGGTTGCGGATGCGCAGCCCTCGCTGCGTCCGGTGTTCAACCTCACCGGCACGGTGCTGCACACCAATCTCGGCCGCGCGCTGCTGGCCGAAGAGGCGATCGCGGCGGCGGTCGCCGCCATGCGCTCTGCCGTGGCGCTGGAGTTCAATCTCGACGGCGGCCGGCGCGGCGAGCGCGACGACCATGTGCGCGGCCTGTTGTGCGAGTTGACCGGCGCCGAGGACGCCACCGTCGTCAACAACAATGCCGCGGCGGTGCTGCTCGTCATCAATACGCTGGGCAATGGCCGCGAGGCCATCGTCTCGCGCGGCGAACTGATCGAGATCGGCGGCGCCTTCCGCATGCCGGACATCATGGCGCGCGCCGGGGCGCAACTGGTTGAGGTCGGCACCACCAACCGCACCCATCCGCGCGACTATGACGGCGCCATCAATGCCGCCACCGGGCTGGTGCTGAAGGTGCACACCTCGAACTACCGCATCGAGGGCTTCACCAAGCAGGTGCCGGCGCGCGAACTGGCGGAGATCGCCCGCGCCAAGCGCGTGCCGCTGGTGAACGATCTCGGCTCCGGCACGCTCGCCGACCTCGCCCGCTATGGCCTCGCCCATGAGCCGACGGTGCGCGAGGCGGTGGCCGACGGCGCCGACCTTGTCACCTTCTCCGGCGACAAGCTGCTCGGCGGACCGCAGACCGGCTTCATCGTCGGCCGGCGCGACCTGATCGTCGCCATCAACAGGAACCCGCTGAAGCGCGCGCTGCGGGTCGATAAGGTCCGGCTCGCGGCGCTGGAGGCGACGCTGCGGCTCTATCGCGATCCCGATCGGCTGGCCGCCCGGCTGCCGACGCTGCGCCTGCTGGCGCTTCCCGCCGGCGAGATCGCAGAGCGCGGCCGCGCGCTGGTGCCGGCAGTCTCCGGAGCGCTCGGGGCGGATTTCACCGTCGAGGTCGCGCCGTGCAGCAGCCAGATCGGCTCCGGTGCGCTGCCGCTGGAGATGCTGCCGAGCGCCGGGCTCGCCATCCGTTCGCTGCGCGCCGAGGGGCGGGTGCTCGACGAACTCGCGAGCGCGCTGCGCCGGCTCGACGTGCCGGTGATCGGGCGCATCAATGACGGCGCGCTGCTGCTCGACCTGCGCTGCCTGGAGGACGAGGCCGGCTTCCTCGAGACGCTGCGCGGGCTGGACACATTGCGCGAGATGGACGCGCTGCGCGGTGCGGAGGTGCGTTCATGA